The Agrococcus carbonis sequence GCAGCCGCCCGTACCGCCCCTGCCAGTGCACCGTGGAGGTGCCGGGGTCGGCGAGCGGCACCTCGCGCAGCGCCGCACCGCGCAGGTGCGCGATCCAGATGCTGCCGCCCGCGATCGCGATGCCGCTCGGGCTCGCCTCGGCCGGCCGCCACTGCTGCACGGGATCAGCGAACCCGGTCGAGCCCGCCGCCCCCTCGACCTCGGGCCAGCCGTAGTTCGCCCCCGCATCGATGCGGTTGAGCTCGTCCCACGTGTCCTGCCCGAACTCGGTCGCCCACATCGTGCCGTCGTCGTCCCACGCGAGGCCCTGCGGGTTGCGGTGGCCGAGCGTGTAGACCGGCGAGCCGGGGAACGGGTTGTCGGCCGGGATCGCGCCGTCGGGCTCGAGCCGCAGGATCTTGCCGGCGAGGCTGTCCCGGTCCTGCGCCGCGGACGGATCGCCGGCGTCGCCCGTCGTGACGTAGAGCATGCCGTCGGGCCCGAAGGCGATGCGGCCGCCGTCGTGGAACGAGGTGGCGGGGATCCCCGCGATCACCGCTTCGGGCGCGCCGAGCTCGCGCGCGCCGGGGGAGCCGGTCAGGCGCGCCCGCGAGACCGCGTTCCCGTCGCGCGCCGTGGCGTACCAGTAGAGGTGCCCGTCGGCGATCGCGAGCCCGAGCAGGCCCGCCTCGCCGCGCGGGGCGACGCCGTCGATGCGCGCGAGCTCGCGCACCGCTCCCGCGGGCGAGACTTCGAGGATGCGCGCGGTGTCGCGCTCGCTCACGAGCGCCCCGCCGCCCGGCATCGGCACGACCGAC is a genomic window containing:
- a CDS encoding PQQ-dependent sugar dehydrogenase, producing the protein MRGPRRAAVGALAAVAALALVACGIGSPPPGPDATGAGTAASEGPGPSGSGPAATAAAVPPGTLDAPAVLATGLSSPWSVVPMPGGGALVSERDTARILEVSPAGAVRELARIDGVAPRGEAGLLGLAIADGHLYWYATARDGNAVSRARLTGSPGARELGAPEAVIAGIPATSFHDGGRIAFGPDGMLYVTTGDAGDPSAAQDRDSLAGKILRLEPDGAIPADNPFPGSPVYTLGHRNPQGLAWDDDGTMWATEFGQDTWDELNRIDAGANYGWPEVEGAAGSTGFADPVQQWRPAEASPSGIAIAGGSIWIAHLRGAALREVPLADPGTSTVHWQGRYGRLRDVATAPDGSLWMLTSNTDGRGSPAEGDDRILLVSP